The following coding sequences are from one Rhineura floridana isolate rRhiFlo1 chromosome 2, rRhiFlo1.hap2, whole genome shotgun sequence window:
- the FLRT2 gene encoding leucine-rich repeat transmembrane protein FLRT2, which translates to MGPWTRMWPMDRAVFFKSWFVFSLGLYMQFSKALACPSVCRCDRNFVYCNERSLTSVPLGIPEGVTVLYLHNNQINNAGFPAELHNVQSVHTVYLYGNQLDEFPMNLPKNVRVLHLQENNIQTISRAALAQLLKLEELHLDDNSISTVGVEDGAFREAVSLKLLFLSKNHLSSVPVGLPVDLQELRVDENRIAIISDMAFQNLTSLERLIIDGNLLNNKGIADGTFSHLSKLKEFSMVRNSLTYPPPDLPCTNLLRLYLQDNQISHIPLSAFSNLHQLERLDISNNQLRMLSRGVFDNLHNLKQLTARNNPWLCDCSIKWVTEWLKLIPSSINVRGFMCQGPEHVRGMAVRELNMNMLSCPTTTPDLSLVTQVPTTSLPTTVAPTSPIFSPSNKYTPLTPTVATLPTVPERDDGEKVTPPITEQFQLFISIVNDTCIQVSWHSLFNVMAYKLTWVKMGHSLEGGIIQERIVSDKRQNVSLASLEPKSTYRICLVPLDDFNNYRVGEDTVCSEGTTKASLLSNGSNTASSHEQTTSHNIGSPFLLAGLIGGAVVFVLVVLLSIFCWHMHKKGRYTSQKWKYNRGRRKDDYCEAGTKKDNSILEMTETSFQIVSLNNDQLLKGDFRLQPIYTPNGGINYTDCHIPNNMRYCNSSVSDLEHCHT; encoded by the coding sequence ATGGGCCCGTGGACTAGAATGTGGCCCATGGACAGGGCTGTTTTCTTTAAATCGTGGTTTGTGTTTTCTCTGGGGCTttacatgcagttctccaaagctCTTGCCTGTCCAAGTGTGTGCCGCTGCGACCGGAACTTTGTCTATTGTAATGAGCGGAGCTTGACCTCAGTGCCTCTTGGAATACCGGAGGGTGTAACCGTACTCTACCTCCACAATAACCAAATTAATAATGCTGGATTTCCTGCAGAGCTGCATAACGTCCAGTCTGTGCACACTGTCTATCTGTATGGCAACCAGCTGGATGAATTCCCCATGAATTTGCCCAAGAATGTCAGAGTTCTCCACCTGCAGGAAAACAACATCCAGACTATTTCTCGGGCTGCTCTCGCACAGCTCTTGAAACTGGAAGAGTTGCATCTAGATGACAATTCCATCTCTACTGTAGGGGTTGAGGATGGGGCATTCCGGGAAGCTGTTAGCCTCAAGCTTCTATTTTTGTCCAAGAATCACTTAAGCAGTGTACCTGTTGGCCTTCCAGTGGACTTACAAGAACTACGAGTTGATGAAAACCGAATTGCCATCATATCAGACATGGCCTTCCAGAATCTCACAAGCTTGGAACGTCTCATAATAGATGGCAATCTCCTTAACAATAAAGGCATTGCAGATGGCACCTTCAGCCACCTTTCCAAACTTAAGGAATTCTCTATGGTACGGAATTCACTAACATACCCTCCCCCTGATCTCCCATGTACAAACCTACTTAGGCTTTATCTACAGGACAACCAGATATCACACATACCACTGTCAGCCTTTTCAAACCTCCACCAGCTGGAGCGACTTGATATATCCAATAATCAGCTCCGGATGCTGTCCAGAGGTGTGTTTGACAACCTTCACAACCTGAAACAACTCACAGCAAGGAATAATCCCTGGCTATGTGATTGTAGCATTAAGTGGGTCACCGAATGGCTCAAGTTAATTCCTTCCTCTATCAATGTTCGAGGGTTCATGTGTCAGGGGCCAGAACATGTCCGAGGCATGGCTGTCAGGGAGCTCAACATGAATATGTTGTCATGCCCCACAACCACCCCTGATCTGTCATTGGTAACCCAAGTTCCCACTACATCCCTGCCAACCACAGTAGCCCCTACTTCACCCATCTTTAGCCCAAGTAACAAATACACTCCTCTTACCCCCACCGTAGCCACACTCCCCACTGTGCCTGAGAGGGACGATGGAGAAAAAGTGACCCCTCCCATTACCGAACAGTTTCAGCTCTTTATCAGCATTGTGAATGACACTTGCATCCAAGTCAGTTGGCATTCCCTTTTTAATGTGATGGCATACAAACTGACCTGGGTTAAAATGGGTCACAGTCTGGAAGGAGGCATTATTCAGGAACGGATAGTTAGCGACAAGAGACAGAACGTAAGCTTGGCAAGCCTAGAGCCCAAATCCACGTATCGGATATGCTTGGTCCCCTTGGATGATTTTAATAATTACCGAGTTGGCGAGGACACTGTCTGTTCTGAAGGCACCACCAAGGCTTCTCTGTTGAGCAATGGAAGCAACACAGCTTCCAGCCACGAACAGACAACTTCTCATAACATTGGCTCCCCCTTTCTCTTGGCAGGCTTGATTGGGGGGGCAGTGGTGTTTGTGCTGGTGGTTCTGCTCAGCATCTTCTGCTGGCACATGCACAAAAAGGGACGCTACACCTCTCAGAAGTGGAAATACAACCGGGGCCGACGGAAAGACGACTACTGCGAGGCAGGGACCAAGAAGGACAACTCCATCTTGGAGATGACAGAAACCAGCTTTCAGATTGTCTCCTTAAATAATGATCAGCTCCTTAAAGGAGATTTCAGACTGCAGCCCATTTATACCCCAAATGGGGGCATTAACTACACAGACTGCCACATCCCCAACAACATGCGCTATTGCAACAGCAGTGTCTCAGACCTGGAGCACTGTCATACGTGA